A genomic window from Chitinophaga pollutisoli includes:
- a CDS encoding SCO family protein translates to MPRLNILKSWKAFMLVIVGLPLAAYGIVRLAEQKYAPLPWYGENFEDMHRPEKAFRLQHFAFTSAGNLPVDSEDWKGRITVAHLFFTSCPTICPVMMEQMQKIQDSGADINLVSVTVDPGHDTPQKLQAYIRQKGYGQGNWQLLTGDKRELYRFARKGLFITATEGDGGPEDFIHSDRLVLLDSLQYIRGYYSGTSEKEVRLLLDDIKKLQHER, encoded by the coding sequence ATGCCACGGCTGAACATACTAAAATCCTGGAAGGCTTTTATGCTGGTGATCGTCGGTTTGCCGCTGGCGGCATACGGCATCGTGCGGCTGGCGGAGCAAAAGTATGCGCCCCTGCCCTGGTACGGCGAAAACTTCGAGGATATGCATCGGCCAGAGAAAGCTTTCCGGCTACAGCATTTCGCGTTTACTTCGGCAGGCAACCTGCCGGTGGACAGTGAAGATTGGAAAGGACGTATCACGGTCGCCCATTTGTTTTTCACTTCCTGTCCCACGATCTGCCCTGTGATGATGGAGCAGATGCAAAAAATCCAGGACAGCGGGGCAGACATAAACCTGGTTTCCGTGACGGTAGACCCCGGGCACGATACGCCCCAAAAACTACAGGCGTATATCCGGCAAAAAGGTTACGGTCAGGGCAACTGGCAGCTGCTCACCGGCGACAAGCGAGAGCTCTACCGTTTCGCCCGGAAAGGGTTATTCATAACGGCGACGGAAGGGGACGGCGGGCCGGAGGATTTCATCCACAGCGACCGCCTCGTTTTACTCGATTCCCTTCAATACATCCGCGGATATTACAGCGGCACTTCGGAAAAAGAAGTGCGGCTCCTCCTCGATGATATCAAAAAACTGCAACATGAACGTTAA
- a CDS encoding cbb3-type cytochrome c oxidase subunit I produces the protein MQVSRSLRTILLIELFVPILLLTIGIYHGLMQVIYRSGVIQRTSVAGLDYYQGLTLHGVINAIVLTTFFAVAFGHATMFFYTKREPNRTATFLSMLLMVAGTGLAAAAILAGKASVLYTFYPPLKAHPAFYIGTAMLIIGSWIPYLDWIGMYLRWKKENPNESTPVAVIGTLVNFTIWFVCTLAVAYEVLVMLVPWSLGWVQEINIMLARTLFWFFGHALVYFWLLPSYIMFYTMLPKLAGGKLYSGNAGRIAFFIFLILSIPIGVHHQFGDPSIGRGVKITQSILTFGVAIPSFITAFTIAASLEYAARLRGAKGLWSWIWKLPFFRKDVFLFGYLINGLILFIFGGLTGLVNASYSLNNVVHNTSFIPGHFHLTVGGPVFLAILGMSIYMLSQLSGKRIFAPVLNTIVPYLWTVGVLIFSAGLMYGGLIGEPRRTNMGLTYLNPSSEQFNPYWVVSSMLGLAGGGIMFTAGLLYFISFFGTCLRRRSAEPVIDLPVSETLHEERRVPLLDSFRPWLAIMGLIIFLTYAPAISDALNNTNRKAPPYKPTDPVPVVRK, from the coding sequence CCAGCGCACGTCTGTAGCGGGCCTGGACTATTACCAGGGGCTCACGTTGCATGGTGTCATCAATGCGATCGTGCTCACGACCTTCTTCGCCGTGGCCTTCGGGCACGCCACCATGTTTTTTTACACGAAACGCGAGCCGAACAGGACCGCCACGTTTTTGTCGATGCTTCTGATGGTGGCTGGCACCGGCCTGGCCGCGGCGGCCATCCTGGCGGGGAAGGCATCGGTGTTGTATACATTTTATCCGCCCTTGAAGGCGCATCCCGCGTTTTACATCGGCACGGCCATGCTCATCATCGGGTCCTGGATCCCGTATCTCGACTGGATCGGGATGTACCTGCGGTGGAAGAAGGAAAACCCCAACGAATCTACGCCCGTGGCCGTTATCGGCACGCTGGTGAATTTTACGATCTGGTTCGTGTGTACGCTGGCGGTAGCGTATGAAGTGTTGGTGATGCTGGTGCCCTGGAGCCTTGGCTGGGTGCAGGAGATCAACATCATGCTGGCCCGCACGCTTTTCTGGTTCTTCGGGCATGCGCTGGTGTACTTTTGGCTGCTGCCTTCCTATATCATGTTTTACACCATGCTGCCCAAACTCGCCGGCGGAAAGCTGTATTCCGGGAATGCGGGGCGCATCGCGTTCTTCATCTTCCTCATCTTGTCGATCCCCATCGGCGTGCACCACCAGTTCGGCGACCCTTCCATCGGGCGCGGCGTCAAAATCACCCAGTCGATCCTCACCTTCGGCGTAGCCATTCCCAGCTTCATCACGGCATTCACCATCGCCGCGTCGCTGGAATATGCAGCGAGGTTACGGGGCGCAAAAGGATTGTGGAGCTGGATCTGGAAGCTGCCTTTCTTCCGGAAAGACGTGTTCCTGTTCGGCTATCTCATCAACGGGCTTATCCTGTTCATTTTCGGAGGACTGACCGGCCTGGTGAACGCATCCTATTCCCTGAACAATGTGGTACACAACACCTCCTTCATTCCCGGGCACTTCCACCTCACGGTCGGCGGTCCCGTTTTCCTCGCGATCCTCGGGATGAGCATTTATATGTTGTCGCAACTGAGCGGCAAGCGCATCTTCGCGCCGGTGCTCAATACCATCGTACCCTACCTGTGGACGGTGGGGGTATTGATTTTCTCCGCCGGATTGATGTATGGCGGGCTGATCGGCGAGCCGCGGCGGACGAATATGGGCCTTACTTACCTCAATCCTTCCAGCGAACAGTTCAATCCGTATTGGGTGGTATCGTCGATGCTGGGGCTTGCGGGCGGCGGGATCATGTTTACGGCGGGATTGCTGTACTTCATTTCATTCTTCGGCACCTGCCTGCGCAGGCGTTCCGCCGAACCGGTCATTGATTTGCCGGTGAGCGAAACCCTGCATGAGGAGCGCCGTGTGCCCCTGCTAGACAGCTTCAGGCCCTGGCTGGCGATCATGGGCCTGATCATTTTCCTCACTTACGCGCCCGCGATTTCGGACGCGCTCAACAACACCAACCGCAAGGCGCCGCCGTACAAACCGACGGACCCGGTGCCGGTGGTACGCAAATAA